Sequence from the Rhodospirillales bacterium RIFCSPLOWO2_02_FULL_58_16 genome:
CATGCTCGTTAACGATTTTAAGAGCCTCAGCCCCGCTGCCCGCCGTCAGAACCTCGTAGTAAGCGCCGTTCAACTTTGCCGCCAGCACCTTGACGCTGGTGAATATATCGTCAACGACGAGGATGCGCGCCGACATGGACGACCCCTACGTAAAAAATAAATCTGTCAGGACGTGAATTTGACGACGGTTTCCAGGAAAACGCCTACCGAAATAGGTTTGGCGATATAGCCGTTGCATCCGCCGTCGCGGATTTTTTCTTCATCGCCCTTCATGGCGAAGGCGGTTACCGCAATAACCGGGATATGCTTGAGGGCGCCATCCGCCTTGAGAATTCTGGTAACTTCAAGCCCGGATATCTCCGGCAACTGAATGTCCATAAGGATAAGATCGGGAAGGTGCTCTTTGGCCAATTTCAAGGCGTCGCGGCCGTTGCTGGTTTGCACCGTATTGAAGCCATGGGCCTGAAGCAGATCGTTGAAAAGCTTCATGTTCAGTTCGTTGTCTTCAACGATCAAGATTGTCTTCGCCATCATTTATTCCTCGATTCCCGATACGACCCCTGCTGATGATGGATGATTCATCCGACCGAGTCAAACGACACATTGCCATCCCTTGTCATGATCCGGTCAGATTATTGTGTTATGACCAGCCGATGTTTGTCCGTGACCGTTTCACAACCTTTTGCTCTGCGAACAGAATCATCGGTCTCGGGTTCTGTCTGGCGGTTGCCGTCGGCGGCCTCTTTGGAGTCTGCTCGAATGCCGCCGCCCAGGATAGCGGCAAAGCGTCTGCCGCATCGGCTTCGCAAGGGGACAAAAGCTCGCTCAAGACCGCCCGCAACGCTCTTGACGGCGGGCAATTCGGGGAAGCCGCCGAGATTCTGAGAAAACTCGCCGACAAGGGCAACGCCGACGCCCAGACATTGCTCGGCGACCTTTACCTGACCGGGCGAGGCGTTCCGGCGAATAATTCGATGACCTGGCACTGGTACAAGCGCGCCGCCGTGCAGGGCGACGCCGCCGCCCAGTACAAAATCGGCTATATGTACCAGAACGGCATCGGAATTCCCGCCGACCCCAAGGCC
This genomic interval carries:
- a CDS encoding two-component system response regulator, which gives rise to MAKTILIVEDNELNMKLFNDLLQAHGFNTVQTSNGRDALKLAKEHLPDLILMDIQLPEISGLEVTRILKADGALKHIPVIAVTAFAMKGDEEKIRDGGCNGYIAKPISVGVFLETVVKFTS